The Candidatus Omnitrophota bacterium genome segment CCGGCTATCACAGAATTGAAAGATTACGAGCAACCGGTTTGTGACATAAATGCAGGCAGGAAGAATTCATGAAAATCTCTAAAGGTATAGTTGAAAAAATATTTAATCAGGGAGAAAAAGAAAAACCGTGTGAAGCCTGCGGATATCTTGCCGGAAGAGGTGATATAATAATTAAAAATTATCCTATGACGAACATGGATAATAGCAGTGAGCATTTTTCATTGGATCCGGCCGAACAGTTTGCGGTAATTAGAAAAATAAGGCAGGAAAGTCTGGAGCTTATCGCGGTTTATCATACTCATCCGGAAACTTCAGCCCGGCCGTCTGATGAAGATATTAGACTTGCATTTGACCGGAACATTATTTACGTGATAGTTTCATTAGCCACTGATAAAAAGGAT includes the following:
- a CDS encoding M67 family metallopeptidase; its protein translation is MKISKGIVEKIFNQGEKEKPCEACGYLAGRGDIIIKNYPMTNMDNSSEHFSLDPAEQFAVIRKIRQESLELIAVYHTHPETSARPSDEDIRLAFDRNIIYVIVSLATDKKDVKAFRVNKGQITEERLVIEEKN